One genomic region from Bacteroidota bacterium encodes:
- a CDS encoding transglycosylase SLT domain-containing protein, protein MLKISIISIMFFIFSFQSIAQNGFAGESEMRPIRASLDELLNSWYIGKLSVDTNTSSLNKYGFKHNDIPLYADRTYKKRLNALQSPIPLGYNPVIKRFIELYVKDKRVQVENMLGLSHYYFPIFEAELARHNLPLELKYIPVIESAINTHAVSRSGATGLWQFIYSTAKMYDLEITSNVDERRDPFVLTETAVQYLEDLYSIYKDWLYVIAAYNCGPGSVNKAIKRSGYKSDFWDIYPYLPNETRGYVPAFIAANYVMNYYIEHNLYPKNIYNPGYIDTIHINKRLRFEVISKALKISTELLHELNPQYLRNLIPMPKNGEYYILRLPISEASRFTIHRSRIFRYQTLLDEKEKLKVDNASKVKSISYGGKRNKNELTLILYNVKPGDTKYKISSLYDCSVSDLNKWNNFPGGIIKPGKTVNVYVPKSSYSKYKNVNFTKR, encoded by the coding sequence ATGTTAAAAATATCGATCATTTCAATAATGTTTTTCATTTTTTCGTTTCAATCAATTGCTCAAAACGGTTTTGCAGGAGAAAGTGAAATGCGACCGATTCGTGCTTCCTTAGATGAATTGCTCAACTCGTGGTACATTGGCAAGCTTAGCGTTGATACCAACACAAGTAGTTTAAACAAATATGGGTTTAAACATAATGACATCCCATTGTATGCTGACAGAACTTACAAAAAAAGACTTAACGCTTTACAAAGTCCTATTCCTTTAGGATATAACCCTGTTATTAAAAGATTTATAGAGTTATACGTGAAAGACAAAAGAGTGCAAGTAGAAAATATGCTTGGATTATCACATTATTATTTCCCAATTTTTGAAGCTGAACTTGCCAGGCACAATCTTCCTTTAGAATTAAAATATATACCTGTGATAGAATCTGCTATTAACACTCATGCCGTTTCAAGAAGTGGAGCTACAGGTTTGTGGCAATTTATTTATTCAACTGCAAAAATGTACGATCTTGAGATAACTTCAAATGTTGATGAAAGAAGAGACCCTTTTGTGCTAACTGAAACTGCTGTTCAATATCTTGAAGATTTATACAGCATTTATAAAGACTGGCTTTACGTTATTGCAGCCTATAATTGTGGACCAGGTAGTGTAAACAAAGCAATTAAAAGGTCGGGTTATAAATCTGATTTTTGGGATATTTATCCTTATTTACCAAACGAAACACGTGGTTATGTTCCTGCTTTTATAGCAGCCAATTATGTTATGAATTATTATATTGAACATAATTTATATCCAAAAAATATTTACAATCCCGGATATATTGATACAATTCATATAAACAAAAGATTACGATTTGAAGTAATTTCAAAAGCATTAAAAATTTCAACGGAGCTTTTACATGAACTTAACCCTCAATATTTAAGAAATTTAATTCCAATGCCAAAAAACGGTGAATATTACATTCTTCGACTTCCAATCTCCGAAGCTTCAAGATTTACAATTCACAGGAGTAGGATTTTTAGGTATCAAACACTTTTGGATGAAAAAGAAAAACTAAAAGTTGATAATGCATCAAAAGTAAAAAGTATCAGTTATGGGGGAAAGAGAAATAAAAATGAGCTTACATTAATTCTTTATAATGTAAAACCGGGAGATACAAAATATAAAATATCATCATTGTATGATTGTTCGGTAAGCGACCTAAACAAATGGAATAATTTTCCCGGAGGAATTATTAAACCCGGCAAAACAGTTAATGTTTATGTTCCAAAAAGCAGTTACTCAAAATACAAGAATGTAAATTTTACAAAAAGATAG
- a CDS encoding twin-arginine translocase TatA/TatE family subunit — protein MIEYNIAGWFGGWELLIIFGAILLLFGGRKIPELMKGIGKGVREFNRAKEKVKTDFEDGMKENEDEDKEKEKDSEDSGK, from the coding sequence ATGATAGAATATAATATTGCTGGATGGTTTGGAGGTTGGGAGTTATTAATAATCTTTGGAGCTATATTATTGTTATTTGGAGGTCGGAAAATTCCTGAGTTAATGAAAGGTATTGGAAAAGGTGTAAGAGAATTTAATAGAGCAAAGGAAAAGGTTAAAACAGATTTTGAAGATGGGATGAAAGAAAATGAGGATGAGGATAAGGAAAAGGAGAAAGATAGTGAAGACAGTGGAAAATAA